GGATGGAGAAATTTCCGTTTGCCAAATGGGGCGACAAACATATCAATACGCTGATTTTCCCGAGTCTCAGTTCAGGAAACATCGCATATAAACTGCTCCAGGAACTTGGCGGTTATGAGATTATTGGCCCGATATTGCTGGGAATCGACAAGCCGGTTCACATTATCCCCATCGAAAGTTCGGTTCGTGAAATTGTGAACATGTCAACCATCGCCGCTCTCGATTCCATTTGCATGGAAAAATGTGACGACGAAGATACGAATGAGCCCCATCGGCTAGTCAGCCAATAAAGGAGGTAACAAAAGCCGGAACGAGTAGCGAATTCGTTCCGGCTTTTTATTTTGTTTTTACCCATTACAAATTTCCGGAAACCGGAATTTCATCCCGTCATATGCCTGCATCGAATTTCAGCAATTTGTAACTTTACACATTGATAATCTGCATATGAGCAGACCCTTTGTTGATTCATTCTGATACAAGCTAACGTATGAAAACTGCCATTATCTATCGAACCAAACACGGTACCACAGATACCGTTTCCCGCACCATGGCTCAAAAGCTGAGCGCCGACGAAGTCACCCTCATCAACCTGAAGAAATACCCGAAACCGGATCTGCGGGATTTTGGACGCATTATTGTGGGCGGATCCATTCACGCCGGAGCGATTCAAAAGCAGGTTAAAAACTTCTGCAAAGAACGCCTCGATGACCTTCAGCAAAAAGAGGTGGGATTATTCATCTGCTGCATGGACCGCGAGTTACAGGAAAAAGAATTCGAAGATGCTTTTCCGGAAGAATTAAAAACCCACGCTAAAGCCACAGGAATTATGGGCGGCGAATTTGTATTCGAACGGATGAATTTTCTGGAACGATTCATTGTAAAGAAAATCTCGAAACCCGACCATTCCGTTTCGGAAATCGATGAGGAAGCCATCGATGCTTTCGTGAGTCGTTTGCAGGGCTGATTAAAAATCACAATTTAGTCACACTCCATTGCCAGAATTGGCCTTCTGTTTTCTTTGCCGAAAAAAGAATAACTTTAGGTGAATTGAATCGTATTTGCCTAAACACCTAAACTAACAGAACTTATGAAAAACATTGGCATTGAAATCAAATGGGCACTTATTTTCGTCATTATCCAACTGTTGTGGATGTTGCTGGAGCGCGTTGCCGGTCTCCACGGTGAAAACATCGATAAACATGCCATGTTCACCAACTTTTTTGCCATTCCGGCCATCGCTGTGTATGTCGTTGCGCTACTCGACAAACGCAAAAATCATTACGGCGGATTTATGACCTACGGGCAGGGATTCATCAGCGGAGTTATCATCACCGTGATTGTGACCATCCTGAGTCCGCTGACGCAATACCTGGTTGTAACCGTCATTTCACCCGGATATTTTCCCAATGCCATCGACTATGCAGTGAGCAGTGGCAAGCTAACTCAGGAAGCTGCTGAAATTTACTTCAGCCTGAAAAGCTATATCATCCAGGGATTGATTGGCGCTCCCATTATGGGGATTATCACCACCGCTATAGTGGCGCTCTTTACCCGGAAGAATAACAAGCCGGAGGCGGCTGAAGTAGCTTGAAATATTTAGTAAGATATATGAAAAAAAGAGGCTGTCCTTGATTTGACAGCCTCTTTCATTGTTATTATCACCAATTTTCTTTTTTCAATGCGTCTTTGTAATTCGTCCACCCGTTTTCCAGGTATTTCTCATTAGGTGAAAACTCTCCAGCTCCAACATCCAGATCTCCTGAATCCGGGATTCTGTATTCGCCCCAATTACATTTTTTCACGACATTACTTGCATAACTTGTCCATGAACCAACACATTGATTGTTTGAAAAGCCATCACTTTCACGGTTCAAATCGTCATAATAAATTTTGCCGTTATCCATATAAAAGTTACTCTTCAAAACTCCTTCAAAAACTCCGCTTCCATGCTGATTTGGATCTTCAAAGAACGTATATCTCGCTAAAAGAACATACTCCCGCTTGGAAAATCGCGCCATTGCTTCTTCATCATTATTCTTTTTTGCCGCTTCGTAATATTGCTCTTTATCCGGGTCCTCGATCTTTCGGATATGAATGATTTCAATTTTTCCCATAAATTGACAAACGTTGTTTTTCACTCTGCTTTTGCCGTTA
This Prolixibacter sp. NT017 DNA region includes the following protein-coding sequences:
- a CDS encoding flavodoxin domain-containing protein, producing MKTAIIYRTKHGTTDTVSRTMAQKLSADEVTLINLKKYPKPDLRDFGRIIVGGSIHAGAIQKQVKNFCKERLDDLQQKEVGLFICCMDRELQEKEFEDAFPEELKTHAKATGIMGGEFVFERMNFLERFIVKKISKPDHSVSEIDEEAIDAFVSRLQG
- a CDS encoding DUF4199 domain-containing protein is translated as MKNIGIEIKWALIFVIIQLLWMLLERVAGLHGENIDKHAMFTNFFAIPAIAVYVVALLDKRKNHYGGFMTYGQGFISGVIITVIVTILSPLTQYLVVTVISPGYFPNAIDYAVSSGKLTQEAAEIYFSLKSYIIQGLIGAPIMGIITTAIVALFTRKNNKPEAAEVA